The following proteins come from a genomic window of Paenibacillus spongiae:
- a CDS encoding ABC transporter substrate-binding protein → MKAKKWIALSLILMLVTAVLAGCSGNSSEKPNNSGNKEPVADDKPSEDKKDGEKTAPEAAGDGLIPDVKGELTTLVVMGQLNASDPDLGGVYDYFKEFYPNLKLKQLDIVHEEYAPDELTKAIAAGNTPDLYVTVPGDIPDLISKKYIEPLGSLLDANPSYVETLNPAALDMNKIGGETYGITWMTLPQTWMINTDLFEKMGVPVPTDDWTVDEFIEINKQMVDKANGITGSNPNPVDPWLLFSFLEAYGVKGVKTVDGKPVSSFAEEPNAIQAVEKWIEYTTKSNIAFTAEEMSKFGIADPWSAYWHKGHAGMVPWSLWGQPYNNDTKKNSFNWTVVRQPQGPGGRGAIAYGITMAVFPTSEKKELAMKYIQIVTSKHFYENAKMKDPKTGITSPLTLSPNEPIFPVGIPAINVQFKTAEENQSALDGFVRAMQDAKIVDYGGFGQTALNEMTARLPDVAAGKVQIPDMLKDLDQVMNTTYYKSK, encoded by the coding sequence TTGAAAGCAAAGAAGTGGATCGCATTATCGTTGATTCTCATGCTTGTTACCGCCGTACTCGCAGGTTGTTCCGGGAACTCGTCCGAGAAACCGAATAATTCGGGCAACAAGGAGCCTGTCGCCGACGATAAGCCGTCGGAAGATAAGAAGGACGGGGAGAAGACAGCTCCGGAAGCGGCCGGGGATGGACTGATCCCGGATGTGAAGGGCGAGCTCACGACGCTTGTCGTGATGGGGCAGCTGAACGCTTCGGACCCGGATCTGGGCGGCGTATACGATTATTTCAAAGAATTTTACCCCAACCTGAAGCTGAAGCAGCTGGACATCGTGCATGAGGAATATGCGCCGGATGAGCTGACCAAGGCGATCGCTGCAGGGAATACGCCCGATTTGTACGTCACCGTTCCAGGCGATATCCCGGATCTGATCAGTAAGAAATATATCGAGCCTCTCGGCAGCCTGCTCGATGCGAATCCGAGTTATGTCGAGACGCTGAATCCGGCTGCGCTCGATATGAACAAGATCGGCGGGGAGACCTACGGCATTACGTGGATGACCTTGCCGCAAACCTGGATGATCAATACGGATCTATTCGAGAAGATGGGCGTTCCGGTGCCGACGGACGATTGGACGGTCGACGAGTTCATCGAAATCAACAAACAGATGGTCGACAAGGCGAACGGGATTACGGGCTCCAACCCGAACCCCGTAGATCCGTGGCTGCTGTTCTCCTTCCTGGAGGCTTATGGCGTCAAAGGGGTCAAGACGGTGGACGGGAAGCCGGTCTCCAGCTTCGCCGAAGAGCCGAACGCGATTCAGGCGGTGGAGAAGTGGATCGAGTATACGACGAAGAGCAACATCGCCTTCACGGCGGAAGAGATGTCCAAATTCGGCATTGCCGACCCATGGTCCGCTTATTGGCACAAAGGCCATGCCGGCATGGTGCCATGGTCGTTATGGGGGCAGCCTTACAATAACGATACGAAGAAGAACTCCTTCAACTGGACGGTTGTCCGGCAGCCGCAAGGTCCCGGGGGCAGAGGCGCTATCGCTTACGGCATTACGATGGCCGTCTTCCCGACTTCGGAGAAGAAAGAGCTGGCGATGAAATATATCCAGATCGTGACAAGCAAGCATTTCTACGAAAATGCGAAAATGAAGGATCCGAAAACGGGCATTACGAGTCCGCTTACGCTCAGCCCGAACGAGCCGATATTCCCGGTCGGCATTCCGGCAATCAACGTGCAATTCAAGACGGCGGAGGAAAACCAGTCCGCTCTCGACGGGTTCGTCAGAGCGATGCAGGATGCCAAGATCGTCGACTACGGCGGCTTCGGTCAGACTGCCCTTAATGAAATGACCGCCAGACTCCCGGACGTCGCAGCAGGCAAAGTGCAAATTCCGGATATGCTGAAGGACCTGGATCAGGTCATGAACACCACCTATTACAAATCGAAATAA
- a CDS encoding zinc-dependent alcohol dehydrogenase produces the protein MQALIYEGPRVMTMREVEVPVAGEDEVVIKVAYSGICGSELSGYLGKNSLRKPPLIFGHEFSGIISSLGGRVEAAGEWRIGQRVTANPLVTCGRCALCLSGRHQLCPSRKLLSAALPGSNASYVKIPAAYVLALPDSMSLQLAAQTEPAACAVRTAELSAAKPTDTALILGMGPIGLLNLQALRQYGVRDIIAVDMNTDRLSIASKLGATAAFSPADTDTVEEVKRLTGGMGANIAIDAVGAGITRRQCVSACAPGGRVVYTGLHEDESMLPVNAAIRNEITLTGSFAYSALHFRTALDWLADGRIGLTEGVIEAPLRDGAQWYETLLGQPGSISKVLLVPEGDA, from the coding sequence ATGCAGGCACTAATCTATGAAGGTCCGCGCGTTATGACGATGAGGGAAGTGGAAGTCCCTGTGGCGGGTGAGGATGAGGTTGTCATCAAGGTGGCGTACTCGGGGATATGCGGCTCGGAGCTCAGCGGCTATCTGGGCAAAAATTCACTGCGCAAGCCGCCGCTCATTTTCGGCCATGAATTTTCCGGGATCATCTCCTCGCTTGGCGGCAGAGTGGAAGCAGCCGGGGAATGGCGCATCGGACAGCGGGTGACGGCGAACCCGCTCGTCACGTGCGGCCGCTGCGCGCTCTGTTTGAGCGGCCGTCATCAGCTCTGCCCATCGCGCAAGCTGTTATCCGCCGCGCTGCCGGGGAGCAACGCGTCGTACGTGAAGATCCCGGCGGCCTATGTCCTTGCGCTGCCGGATTCGATGAGCCTTCAGCTTGCAGCGCAGACCGAGCCCGCCGCCTGTGCGGTGCGTACGGCGGAGCTGAGCGCTGCAAAGCCAACGGATACGGCGCTTATCCTGGGGATGGGGCCGATCGGGCTGCTTAATCTGCAGGCGCTTCGGCAATATGGAGTACGGGACATTATCGCCGTGGACATGAACACGGACCGGCTGTCGATTGCCAGTAAGCTCGGCGCGACGGCTGCGTTTAGTCCCGCGGATACCGATACGGTAGAGGAAGTGAAGCGGCTGACGGGAGGCATGGGCGCAAACATTGCTATCGATGCTGTCGGTGCCGGCATTACCCGTCGCCAGTGCGTTTCCGCTTGCGCGCCGGGAGGACGGGTCGTATATACCGGGCTGCATGAGGATGAGTCAATGCTGCCCGTGAATGCCGCGATACGGAATGAAATTACGCTGACGGGATCGTTCGCGTATTCGGCCTTGCATTTTCGCACGGCGCTTGATTGGCTGGCCGATGGAAGAATCGGGCTGACGGAGGGCGTTATCGAGGCGCCACTGCGCGATGGCGCGCAGTGGTACGAAACACTATTAGGCCAGCCGGGCAGCATATCCAAGGTGCTGCTTGTGCCGGAAGGAGACGCATAA
- a CDS encoding N-acetylmannosamine-6-phosphate 2-epimerase, whose product MIASMKNKLIVSCQAWPGTPFYGDPRMMRAMAESAQMAHAGGIRANGADDIREIKKTVSLPMIGIYKGLDKRGIRIITPDLESAKKLVDAGADIVAIDATLDARTDEQELLALIQAIRTDLGVPVMADISNVDDALRAVRCGADIVATTMAGYTSYTHKTEGPDLDLIGRLVQAVEVPVIGEGRFARPMEVHEAIRVRGAHSVVVGTSITAPWELTARFVRAI is encoded by the coding sequence ATGATAGCTTCCATGAAAAACAAACTGATTGTATCCTGCCAAGCATGGCCGGGGACGCCGTTCTACGGCGATCCCCGTATGATGCGGGCGATGGCCGAAAGCGCGCAGATGGCGCATGCGGGCGGCATTCGCGCCAACGGCGCCGACGATATCCGCGAAATCAAGAAGACGGTGTCGCTGCCGATGATCGGCATTTATAAAGGACTCGACAAACGTGGGATACGCATCATTACGCCCGATCTTGAAAGCGCTAAGAAGCTCGTCGACGCGGGCGCCGACATCGTGGCGATTGACGCAACGCTCGACGCCAGAACCGACGAACAAGAACTGCTGGCGCTCATTCAAGCCATTCGCACCGATCTTGGCGTACCCGTCATGGCTGATATTTCGAATGTGGACGATGCGCTGCGGGCGGTTCGCTGCGGAGCGGATATCGTCGCCACGACGATGGCCGGGTATACGTCCTATACGCATAAGACGGAAGGGCCGGATCTGGATCTCATCGGACGGCTGGTCCAGGCGGTGGAGGTTCCGGTTATTGGAGAAGGAAGGTTTGCCCGCCCCATGGAAGTGCACGAGGCGATTCGCGTTCGTGGCGCGCACAGCGTTGTGGTCGGCACTTCGATCACGGCGCCATGGGAATTGACGGCACGGTTTGTCAGGGCAATCTAG
- a CDS encoding extracellular solute-binding protein, translating into MIPFKKMVPLLCLFVLGSVFPPHSVAQTEKQPSTEVYPVMVKELERAGTADTAGQRIEVEGGRFAAISGDGIRAGEWEDKSNVLLWDSAAGEVEYAVTVPVGGFYNVYVEYADTNAYTETIERGLLINGAPAYAGNESFILGQRYRYDAYPFVKDAAGNEKRPKQLAVKEWLTEPVRDKSGMTSTPLKFPFEQGVNSVKLTGIRGSVAIARLIVRSPEPYPAYDEYASGQPPSTSPASFIQTVEGENPALVSSKGIQLFGISEAGVSPEAYGKRIYNAIGGLSWRHPGQWAEWEIETPEDGVYQLGIKYKQSDNNALSSFRIVEIDGHAPFREMLNVSFPFSASWAIKTLGDEEPYSFYLTKGKHRIRLSVTSEPYQEIHGALLQMADALNETDLEIKRITGISTDKQIDLFKRYDLKKYIPDLDQRLTGMAEEIEKQIAALSALTGSAKSGFDVLGTDAARLRSYAADLNDIPRSVDSLSRIQANVANFAASLAFQPLLVDYLTVKSTDERFPDAKAGMWKATSYFFKSFFASFTNDYDTKKGSKGSIEVWVQRNRDYVDLMQQYANEYFTPLTGYKVNINYIPGADVLVLANAAGKQPDVVTGASMDTPFNFALRNAVVKLNDFPEFAEISGRISPGTAIPFHYNGGDYALPEEATMSLMYYREDILNRNNIKVPQTWEEVKQIIPSLQQNNMNFWAPQGDWLTFFYQHGVDPYTADGADVGFDTPKGFAAFKYMTDLYVKYNLPQVITSFYQHFRQGDVPIGISGMSDYLLFRLAAPEISSKWKISPIPGTIDSTGTNVRWHGGDVRGVMMMKTDEQRQERAWEFVKWWMSTETQAQFANDLENNYGIEFRWYSANPEVVALTPWTPQDKEVVLEQLRWFKGVPFVPGGSYMTGRELTNAWTGTVIDKGHYREEMEQAVDSIRREIARYRREYGLSEGLR; encoded by the coding sequence TTGATTCCGTTCAAGAAGATGGTGCCCTTATTGTGTCTCTTTGTGCTGGGGTCCGTGTTTCCGCCGCATTCGGTTGCGCAAACGGAAAAACAGCCGAGCACAGAGGTTTACCCGGTAATGGTGAAGGAGCTCGAACGGGCGGGCACCGCAGACACGGCCGGCCAGAGGATTGAAGTCGAGGGGGGACGGTTTGCTGCCATATCCGGCGACGGCATACGTGCCGGCGAATGGGAGGACAAATCGAATGTGCTTCTATGGGATAGCGCAGCCGGCGAGGTGGAATATGCCGTTACCGTCCCGGTAGGCGGCTTCTATAACGTGTATGTGGAATACGCGGATACGAACGCGTATACCGAAACGATTGAAAGAGGTTTGCTCATCAACGGAGCGCCCGCCTATGCAGGCAACGAATCCTTCATTCTCGGGCAGCGGTACCGGTACGATGCGTATCCGTTCGTCAAGGATGCCGCAGGGAACGAGAAGCGGCCCAAGCAGCTGGCCGTCAAAGAATGGCTGACGGAGCCGGTCCGGGACAAGTCCGGCATGACGAGCACTCCGCTCAAGTTTCCGTTCGAGCAAGGCGTCAACTCTGTAAAGCTGACCGGAATCAGAGGCAGCGTGGCGATCGCCAGGCTGATCGTCCGTTCGCCCGAGCCGTATCCGGCCTATGACGAGTATGCGTCCGGACAGCCTCCCAGCACGTCGCCGGCATCGTTCATTCAGACGGTCGAGGGCGAGAATCCGGCGCTGGTTTCATCCAAAGGCATTCAGCTCTTCGGCATTTCCGAGGCGGGCGTAAGCCCTGAAGCTTACGGGAAACGAATATACAACGCCATTGGAGGGCTGTCATGGAGACATCCCGGGCAGTGGGCGGAATGGGAGATCGAGACGCCCGAGGACGGCGTGTACCAGCTCGGCATCAAGTACAAGCAGAGCGACAACAATGCGCTCAGCTCCTTCCGGATCGTCGAGATCGACGGTCATGCGCCGTTCCGGGAAATGCTGAACGTCTCCTTCCCCTTCAGCGCGTCATGGGCGATCAAGACGCTCGGGGACGAGGAGCCTTACAGCTTCTATCTCACGAAGGGCAAGCATCGGATCCGGCTGTCCGTTACGTCCGAGCCGTATCAGGAGATCCATGGGGCGCTGCTGCAAATGGCGGACGCGCTGAACGAGACCGATCTGGAGATCAAGCGGATTACAGGCATATCGACGGACAAACAGATCGACTTGTTCAAGCGGTACGACTTGAAGAAATATATTCCCGATCTAGATCAGAGGCTGACCGGCATGGCGGAGGAAATCGAGAAGCAAATTGCCGCCCTCTCTGCGCTCACCGGCTCCGCCAAGAGCGGGTTCGACGTGCTGGGAACGGATGCAGCCCGGCTGAGAAGCTATGCGGCCGATCTGAACGACATTCCGAGGAGCGTCGATTCGCTCAGCAGAATACAGGCAAACGTGGCCAACTTTGCGGCAAGTCTGGCGTTTCAACCGCTGCTCGTCGACTATTTGACCGTGAAGAGCACGGATGAACGATTCCCCGACGCGAAAGCAGGCATGTGGAAGGCGACAAGCTATTTCTTCAAGAGCTTTTTCGCTTCCTTTACGAATGATTACGACACGAAGAAAGGCTCCAAGGGCTCGATCGAGGTTTGGGTGCAGCGCAACCGGGACTACGTCGACTTGATGCAGCAATATGCGAATGAATATTTCACACCGCTGACGGGCTACAAGGTCAACATCAACTATATTCCGGGCGCGGACGTGCTCGTGCTGGCGAACGCCGCAGGCAAGCAGCCGGACGTCGTGACCGGCGCCTCGATGGATACGCCGTTCAATTTCGCATTGCGAAACGCGGTCGTGAAGCTGAACGACTTCCCGGAATTCGCCGAAATTAGCGGCCGGATCTCGCCGGGGACGGCGATTCCGTTTCACTATAACGGCGGCGACTACGCATTGCCGGAAGAAGCGACCATGAGCCTCATGTATTACCGGGAGGATATCCTGAACCGGAACAACATCAAGGTTCCGCAGACATGGGAGGAGGTCAAGCAGATCATTCCTTCCCTGCAGCAGAACAATATGAATTTCTGGGCGCCGCAGGGCGACTGGCTGACGTTCTTCTATCAGCACGGAGTCGATCCCTACACCGCAGACGGTGCGGACGTCGGCTTCGATACGCCCAAAGGCTTCGCTGCCTTCAAGTATATGACGGACCTGTACGTCAAATATAATTTGCCCCAGGTCATCACGAGCTTCTACCAGCATTTCCGGCAGGGGGACGTTCCGATCGGCATATCCGGCATGAGCGACTATTTGTTGTTCCGGCTGGCGGCTCCCGAGATTTCCTCAAAATGGAAAATATCGCCGATACCCGGCACGATCGACAGCACCGGCACCAATGTCAGATGGCATGGCGGCGACGTGCGGGGCGTCATGATGATGAAGACGGATGAGCAGCGGCAAGAACGGGCGTGGGAATTCGTGAAATGGTGGATGTCCACCGAGACGCAGGCGCAATTCGCGAACGACCTGGAGAATAACTACGGCATCGAATTCAGATGGTATTCCGCGAATCCGGAAGTGGTGGCGCTGACGCCATGGACGCCGCAGGATAAGGAAGTCGTCCTGGAGCAGCTGAGATGGTTCAAAGGCGTTCCGTTCGTTCCCGGTGGCTCGTATATGACCGGGAGAGAATTGACGAACGCGTGGACCGGTACCGTCATTGATAAAGGGCATTACCGCGAGGAAATGGAGCAAGCGGTGGACAGCATCAGACGGGAAATTGCCAGGTACCGTCGGGAATACGGACTCTCGGAGGGATTGCGATGA
- a CDS encoding mandelate racemase/muconate lactonizing enzyme family protein has translation MKITEVESIYLRIPDLDASKCDGTQDTLMIRIHTDEGITGLGEVDSVPLVAKAAIDAPASHSIATGLRSLLIGENPLEIDRLWEKMYRGTIYFGRSGPAIHAMSGIDMALWDIAGKHAGRSVSSMLGGAYRTKLKAYASSLMPDTIEEAVQLAGQYAAEGYKAMKFGWGPIGRDAAFDERQIRAIRETVGDDVDIMIDAGLAWDLKGALKMAEIYEEYGVYWLEEPLHPEDIAGYRELSGRSKLNIACGEQESGVNAFRRLIEEGHLDIIQPDLGRCGGLTEGKRIAYMAHERHKKVVPHAFKTGILVAASTHYAAAIPNGFMIEHTVSTSPLTRELVVEPITFKDGYVHVPDRPGLGVTVDEAVVDKYRVG, from the coding sequence GTGAAAATTACTGAAGTGGAATCCATCTATCTGAGAATTCCGGATCTTGATGCAAGCAAATGCGACGGCACGCAGGATACGCTCATGATTCGCATACATACCGATGAAGGCATAACCGGCTTGGGAGAAGTCGATTCGGTACCGCTTGTGGCCAAAGCGGCGATCGACGCACCGGCGTCGCATTCGATCGCAACGGGTCTTCGATCCTTGCTGATCGGAGAGAATCCGCTGGAGATCGACCGCCTATGGGAAAAAATGTACCGGGGGACCATTTACTTCGGCCGCAGCGGTCCAGCTATTCATGCGATGAGCGGTATCGATATGGCGCTCTGGGATATCGCCGGCAAGCATGCTGGCCGGTCCGTTTCATCCATGCTTGGAGGGGCTTACCGTACGAAGCTGAAAGCCTACGCCAGCTCGCTCATGCCGGATACGATCGAGGAAGCGGTCCAGCTCGCAGGCCAGTACGCCGCTGAAGGCTACAAGGCGATGAAGTTCGGCTGGGGTCCGATCGGCCGCGACGCAGCCTTCGACGAACGTCAAATCCGTGCCATCCGCGAGACCGTCGGAGATGATGTCGATATTATGATCGATGCCGGACTCGCATGGGACTTGAAGGGTGCGCTCAAGATGGCGGAAATCTACGAAGAGTACGGCGTGTACTGGCTGGAGGAGCCGCTGCATCCGGAAGATATCGCGGGCTATCGGGAGCTGTCGGGCCGTTCCAAGCTGAATATCGCTTGCGGTGAGCAAGAAAGCGGCGTGAATGCGTTCCGCAGGCTGATCGAGGAAGGGCATCTGGATATTATTCAGCCTGATCTCGGCCGCTGCGGGGGATTGACCGAAGGGAAACGAATCGCTTATATGGCGCATGAGCGTCATAAGAAAGTGGTTCCGCATGCGTTCAAGACCGGTATTCTCGTTGCGGCCAGCACGCATTATGCCGCCGCGATTCCCAATGGGTTCATGATCGAGCATACCGTGTCCACCTCTCCTCTGACGCGGGAGCTCGTGGTCGAGCCGATCACGTTCAAGGATGGGTACGTCCATGTTCCGGATCGGCCGGGGCTCGGCGTAACGGTGGACGAAGCGGTAGTCGACAAATACCGCGTTGGCTGA
- a CDS encoding N-acetylglucosamine kinase, whose product MYLLGIDGGQTSTKSCLYDQDTGACLLASGPPIDHMLTLNGQIKAKQGIQQSLQKLLKKAVLTKKVELAFLSISGVHKEHEEMIKSWVRECIHVDRFFIEGDVKANLAGASGGKNDGVLIVAGGGSIGYYSDGENELVAGGYGHILGDEGSAYWIGLQAIKASIRYSDGRGPVTVLHDSILDHFRETSFWGVKKQIHADKIQRSDMSDLAVIVERAANDGDAIAQLVLKEAGAELAQLAISVLQQMADLQSAPAVRKVYPTGGVFQSTHWVRRSLSDSLRAYDPLAEVYSPQYSPVIGTLILSAQALGRTINLDSIEQSDVVRL is encoded by the coding sequence ATGTATTTGCTGGGTATAGACGGCGGTCAAACGTCGACCAAATCATGTCTCTACGATCAGGACACAGGCGCGTGCTTGCTGGCCAGCGGCCCCCCGATCGACCATATGCTAACGTTGAACGGCCAGATCAAGGCGAAGCAGGGCATTCAGCAGTCCCTGCAAAAGCTGCTCAAGAAGGCGGTTCTGACCAAAAAGGTGGAGCTTGCGTTCCTCAGCATAAGCGGTGTGCACAAAGAGCATGAGGAAATGATTAAGAGCTGGGTACGGGAATGCATCCATGTCGATCGTTTTTTCATCGAAGGGGACGTCAAAGCCAATCTGGCCGGCGCTTCCGGAGGGAAGAACGACGGGGTGTTAATTGTAGCGGGAGGTGGTAGCATAGGGTATTACTCCGACGGGGAGAACGAGCTCGTCGCAGGCGGATACGGACATATTCTAGGTGACGAAGGAAGTGCTTACTGGATCGGGCTGCAGGCGATCAAGGCGAGCATACGCTACAGCGATGGCCGGGGTCCGGTAACGGTATTGCATGACAGCATTCTCGATCATTTCCGCGAAACTTCGTTCTGGGGCGTCAAGAAACAGATTCATGCCGACAAAATTCAGCGAAGCGACATGTCCGACTTGGCTGTCATCGTGGAGAGGGCGGCGAACGACGGGGATGCCATCGCGCAATTGGTCTTGAAAGAGGCCGGAGCGGAGCTCGCCCAGCTGGCGATATCCGTGCTGCAGCAAATGGCTGACCTGCAAAGCGCACCGGCGGTACGCAAGGTGTACCCGACGGGCGGCGTGTTTCAATCGACCCATTGGGTCAGGCGCAGTCTCTCCGACTCGCTGCGTGCGTACGATCCTCTGGCAGAGGTATATAGTCCGCAGTATTCACCGGTGATCGGCACGCTTATTTTATCGGCGCAGGCATTAGGGAGAACGATCAATCTGGACAGTATCGAGCAATCGGACGTAGTCAGACTATGA
- a CDS encoding MurR/RpiR family transcriptional regulator, with protein sequence MANKTNDEHDFMPDNSTLSAQIQSAYTSLSATEKRIADYVLNVPEQIMYNSVTQVAEELEIAQSTVTKFCRTIGLRGFQELKIRLAQDTERTNPANEDQEEMSLSKQMAQSAANSIVDAGGHIDRDAVDQAVSKLASARRIIILGVGESGPMAQLLKIKLMGIGLTADAQIDIHLQSMLAAHLDERDVAIGISQQGSTKDIVASMRSARANGATTICITGQGKTPITEVSDIRLVCASRLSSITGIGSFKSKASILYVIELLVVMLTLLLSEQQAESKKKLLWKTTDSILDKLY encoded by the coding sequence ATGGCGAATAAGACTAACGATGAACATGATTTCATGCCTGACAATTCTACATTGTCTGCCCAGATTCAAAGCGCTTACACGAGCTTGAGCGCGACGGAGAAGCGGATTGCCGACTACGTGCTGAACGTGCCGGAACAAATTATGTACAACTCGGTTACGCAGGTGGCCGAAGAGCTGGAGATTGCGCAATCGACGGTAACCAAGTTTTGCCGGACGATCGGGCTGCGCGGGTTTCAAGAGCTGAAGATTCGTCTGGCCCAGGATACGGAACGGACGAATCCTGCGAACGAAGATCAAGAAGAGATGAGCTTGTCCAAACAAATGGCGCAATCGGCCGCAAACAGCATCGTGGATGCCGGTGGCCACATCGACCGCGATGCGGTTGACCAAGCGGTGTCAAAGCTTGCTTCGGCCCGTAGAATCATCATTCTCGGAGTTGGAGAATCGGGACCGATGGCACAGCTTCTGAAGATCAAGCTGATGGGGATCGGGCTGACGGCCGATGCCCAGATCGATATTCATTTGCAGTCGATGCTTGCGGCCCACCTTGACGAGCGCGATGTTGCGATCGGCATTTCGCAGCAGGGCAGCACGAAAGATATCGTCGCCTCGATGCGGTCCGCCAGAGCAAACGGCGCAACGACCATATGCATAACAGGGCAAGGAAAAACGCCGATCACGGAAGTATCGGATATCCGGCTCGTGTGCGCATCGCGGTTGTCGAGCATTACGGGGATCGGGAGCTTCAAGAGCAAAGCATCGATCCTGTACGTCATCGAGCTTCTGGTCGTCATGCTGACGCTCCTTCTCTCGGAGCAGCAGGCCGAGTCCAAGAAGAAGCTGCTGTGGAAAACGACGGATTCGATTCTCGATAAATTGTACTAA
- a CDS encoding cupin domain-containing protein, which produces MTEFGEWQYPVTGIRRKIFPPGANIMSMMIELEKEAIGPAHSHPHEQLTFVISGKLEVTLEKDAHIVAAGEQLHIPGDVVHTVKALEDAVVLETFTPLREDLLATITEK; this is translated from the coding sequence ATGACGGAGTTCGGAGAGTGGCAGTACCCGGTCACAGGGATTCGCCGCAAGATTTTTCCGCCGGGGGCTAACATCATGAGCATGATGATCGAGCTGGAGAAGGAAGCGATAGGTCCTGCTCATTCGCATCCGCACGAACAGCTGACGTTCGTCATAAGCGGCAAGCTGGAGGTCACGCTGGAGAAGGATGCTCACATTGTGGCGGCAGGCGAACAGCTCCATATCCCCGGCGATGTCGTGCATACCGTCAAAGCGCTGGAAGATGCGGTTGTTCTGGAAACGTTCACCCCGCTGAGAGAGGATTTGCTCGCCACGATTACGGAAAAATAA
- a CDS encoding ABC transporter ATP-binding protein: MARVVLRNLWKRYPGAKHVSPAVQDFELDIADREFVALIGPSGCGKSTTLRMIAGLESASQGEIYIDDQLVNDLTPKERNVSMVFQNYALYPSLSNFENIAFGLRVGRIQKYLIEEKVKRTAKNLEIDHLLERYPRQVSGGQRQRVALGRAIVRDPRVFLMDEPLSNLDAKMRVQMRIEIIKLHKTLNATTIYVTHDQIEAMTMADRIVIMDKGVIQQVGTPEDVYNYPANTFVGGFIGNPPMNFIPGSIEWRPDGCFFENKTMSLSIPRDIAVQLERRKVHSVLGGIRPEQMRIERGAGSGGDNAFTGKVEVTELVGADRHVHVDLGNAGSVIVRTGAETRFNEGESVTLSVNLAKFLFFDPNTGTRIQ, encoded by the coding sequence TTGGCGAGAGTCGTACTCAGAAACTTGTGGAAAAGGTATCCGGGCGCCAAGCATGTGTCGCCGGCGGTGCAGGACTTCGAATTGGACATAGCCGATCGTGAGTTCGTTGCCCTGATCGGTCCGTCGGGCTGCGGCAAATCGACGACGCTTCGCATGATCGCGGGCCTCGAGAGCGCCTCGCAGGGGGAGATTTACATTGACGATCAGCTTGTCAACGATTTGACGCCCAAAGAGCGCAACGTATCGATGGTCTTTCAGAATTACGCGTTATATCCCAGCCTCAGCAACTTCGAAAATATCGCCTTCGGCCTCAGAGTCGGCAGAATTCAAAAATATTTGATCGAGGAGAAAGTAAAGCGGACGGCCAAAAATTTGGAGATCGACCATCTGCTTGAAAGGTATCCGCGCCAGGTGTCCGGCGGACAGCGCCAGCGGGTTGCGCTGGGGCGCGCGATCGTTCGCGATCCGAGAGTGTTTCTAATGGATGAACCGCTCTCCAATCTCGATGCGAAGATGCGCGTGCAAATGCGGATCGAAATTATCAAGCTCCACAAAACGTTGAATGCGACCACGATATATGTAACCCACGATCAGATCGAAGCGATGACGATGGCAGACAGAATCGTGATTATGGATAAAGGCGTCATTCAGCAGGTCGGCACGCCCGAGGATGTGTACAACTATCCGGCCAATACGTTCGTAGGCGGGTTTATCGGCAATCCGCCGATGAATTTCATTCCGGGCAGCATCGAATGGCGGCCGGACGGCTGCTTCTTCGAGAACAAGACGATGTCGCTGTCTATTCCCCGCGACATCGCGGTACAGCTTGAACGCCGGAAGGTCCACTCGGTTCTTGGCGGCATCCGGCCCGAGCAAATGCGGATCGAACGCGGAGCGGGCTCCGGCGGAGATAATGCGTTCACAGGGAAGGTAGAGGTAACGGAGCTTGTCGGGGCGGATCGCCATGTGCATGTCGATCTGGGCAACGCCGGAAGCGTCATTGTCCGAACCGGGGCCGAAACCCGGTTCAACGAGGGCGAGAGCGTCACGCTGAGCGTCAATCTGGCTAAATTTTTGTTCTTCGACCCGAACACGGGAACCCGCATCCAGTAA